A single genomic interval of Lynx canadensis isolate LIC74 chromosome A2, mLynCan4.pri.v2, whole genome shotgun sequence harbors:
- the TMEM106B gene encoding transmembrane protein 106B — translation MGKSFSHLPLHSNKEDAYDGVTSTENMRNGLVNNEVHNEDGRGGDVSQFPYVEFTGRDSVTCPTCQGTGRIPRGQENQLVALIPYSDQRLRPRRTKLYVMASVFVCLLLSGLAVFFLFPRSIDVKYIGVKSAYVSYDVQKRTVYLNITNTLNITNNNYYSVEVENITAQVQFSKTVIGKARLNNITNIGPLDMKQIDYTVPTIIAEEMSYM, via the exons aTGGGAaagtctttttctcatttgccttTGCATTCAAATAAAGAAGATGCTTATGATGGAGTCACATCAACTGAAAATATGAGGAATGGACTGGTTAATAATGAAGTCCATAATGAAGATGGAAGAGGTGGAGATGTCTCTCAGTTTCCGTATGTGGAATTTACAGGAAGAGATAGTGTCACTTGTCCCACTTGTCAAGGAACAGGAAGAATTCCTAGGG GGCAAGAAAACCAGCTTGTGGCATTGATTCCATATAGTGATCAGAGATTAAGGCCAAGAAGGAC aaagctGTATGTGATGGCTTCTGTGTTTGTCTGTCTGCTCCTTTCTGGATTggctgtgtttttccttttccctcgCTCTATTGACGTGAAATACATTGGCGTAAAATCAGCATACGTTAGTTATGATGTTCAAAAGCGTACAGTATATTTAAATATCACG AACACACTAAATATAACAAACAATAACTATTATTCTGTTGAAGTTGAAAATATCACTGCACaagttcagttttcaaaaactGTTATTGGAAAGGCTCGCTTAAACAACATAACCAATATTGGCCCACTGGATATGAAACAA ATCGATTATACGGTACCTACTATCATAGCAGAAGAAATGAGTTATATGTAG